TCGCCACGACCATCGCCGCGATCGCCGCGACGAGGACGAACCAGCCGGCCTCGCCGGGGCGCAGCGTCTCCCCCAGCACCACCACGCCGAGCACGGAGGCCACCACCGGTTCGGTGATGGTCATCGCGGGCAGCGACGCGGTGATCGGTCCGGCCCGGAACGACGACTGCTGCAGGGCCGTCCCGCCGACCGCCAGCGCGGCCCACACGTACAGCTCGGGCGACAGAAGCAGGGGCTCGAGTCCCTTGCCGAGCAGGTCCACCACGCCCTTGGTCAGCACCGCGAAGACGCCCCACAGGATGCCCGACACGATGCCCAGCAGCACCGCGCTGACGGGCCCACGCCGCCGGTTGGCGGCCAGCACGCACACCACCACCACGGGGATGGCCACCGCCGCGACCGCACCCCACGTCTCGACGTCGGCACGCGACTGCCCGGCGGTGGGGTTGCCGACGGTGACGATGATCACGACGGACGCGGCCAGCAGCACGGCCCATGCCCACTCCCACCGAGTCACCCGCCGGTGCGCCGCCCGCGCACTCATGGGAAGCGCGAACAGCAGCGAGGTCACCAGCAGCGCCTGCACCAACAGCACCGACCCGAGCCCCAAAGCGGCGGCCTGCAGCACGAATCCGACCGCGGCGACCCCGCTGCCCAGCCACCAGGCGCGGTCCTTGAGCAGTTGCAGGAACAGGCCCACATGCCCGACGTCGGCCCCGGGCACCTCGTTCGCGGTGCGCTGGTGAATGACGTCGCCGATCGCGATGAACAGCGCCGCGCCGAGCGCCAGGAGTGCAGCGATGTCGGCTTTGACCATGTCGCGGGAGACTACCTGCTTGAATACGTGGGAGAAGAAGGCGCCGCGTCGCGCGGCAGTGCGCGGGAAATCCGCGTGGAGAGTAGGGACAGCTGGTCATGACCACACAAGATCCGACGAACGCCGGCTCGGCACCGACACCGGGCCCGATCCCCGGTCCGAAACCGGGTCCGCGCCCCGGACCCCGCCCGTCCGCCGCACCCGTGCCACCACCGACCTCCGTGGCACCCGGCAGCGATCCGCACCGGTTCGGCCGGGTCGACGACGACGGCACCGTCTGGCTGATCAGCTCGGCAGGCGAGCGCATCGTCGGGTCGTGGCAGGCCGGTGACGCCGAGGCGGCCTTCGCACACTTCGGGCGGCGTTTCGACGACCTCTCCACCGAGATCGCGTTGATGGAGGCCCGACTGGAATCGGGCACCGGCGACGCGCGCAAGATCCGTGCCGCGGCCGCGACGCTGGCCGAGACGCTGCCCACCGCAAGCGTATTGGGCGATGTGGACGCCCTGGCCGCCCGCCTGTCGGCCATCACCGAACACGCCGAGTCCGCCGCCGCGGAGGCCAAGGCCAAGCGCGAGGAACAGCGCGCCGAGCAGACCGCACGCAAGGAGGCGCTGGCCGCCGAGGCCGAGGAGCTGGCCGCCAACTCCACGCAGTGGAAGGCCGCGGGCGATCGCCTGCGCACGATCCTCGACGAGTGGAAGACCATCACGGGACTGGACCGCAAGACCGACGACGCGCTGTGGAAGCGGTATTCGGCGGCCCGCGAAACGTTCAACCGCCGCCGCGGCTCCCACTTCGCCGAACTCGACCGTGAGCGCGCCGGGGTCAAACATGCCAAGGAGACGCTGTGTGAGCGCGCCGAGGCGCTGTCGGGCTCGACGGACTGGGGCCCCACCAGCGGCGCGTTCCGTGACCTGCTGGCCGAGTGGAAGACCGTCGGCCGGGCCGCCAAGGATGTCGACGACGCGCTGTGGCGCCGCTTCAAGGCCGCGCAGGACACCTTCTTCGCGGCTCGCAACGCCGTGACCGCCGAGCGGGATGCCGAGTTCAAGGCGAACGCGACGGCCAAGGAGGCGCTGCTGGTGGAGGCCGAACGCATCGACACCTCCGACGCGGATTCCGCGCGTGCCGCACTGCGCACGATCACCGACAAGTGGGACGCCATTGGGAAGGTGCCGCGGGAACGCACGGACCTCGAACGGCGTCTGCGCGCGATCGAGAAGAAGGTGCGCGACGCCGCCGAAGCCGACTGGACGGACCCGCAGGCTCAGGCCCGCGCCGAGCAGTTCCAGGCCCGGGTGGAGCAGTACGAGAAGCAGGCCGCGAAGGCCGAGGCCGCGGGACGCACCCGCGAGGCCGAAGAGGCCAGGGCCAATGCCGAGCAGTGGCGGCAGTGGGCCGACGCCGCGGCCAGTGCGCTGACGAAAAAGCGTTAGTCGGACTGCTCGTCGGGTCCGAGGTCGTCGAGCAGTCCCTTGGACTGCCTCTCGGCGGCCTCGCGCCGGCGGGCGTCCTCTGCGGCCAACTGCACCGCGGTGCGGGTCCACACCACGCGGGCCCAGTGGAACGCCAACACGATGACGGTGATCCACGCGATCACCAGGCCGATGCTCGGGCCGGGTTGACCCGCGGCGGCGGTCTGGCGGG
The DNA window shown above is from Mycolicibacterium confluentis and carries:
- a CDS encoding DMT family transporter: MVKADIAALLALGAALFIAIGDVIHQRTANEVPGADVGHVGLFLQLLKDRAWWLGSGVAAVGFVLQAAALGLGSVLLVQALLVTSLLFALPMSARAAHRRVTRWEWAWAVLLAASVVIIVTVGNPTAGQSRADVETWGAVAAVAIPVVVVCVLAANRRRGPVSAVLLGIVSGILWGVFAVLTKGVVDLLGKGLEPLLLSPELYVWAALAVGGTALQQSSFRAGPITASLPAMTITEPVVASVLGVVVLGETLRPGEAGWFVLVAAIAAMVVATVALARGEAKDSVAIDAELHG
- a CDS encoding DUF349 domain-containing protein produces the protein MTTQDPTNAGSAPTPGPIPGPKPGPRPGPRPSAAPVPPPTSVAPGSDPHRFGRVDDDGTVWLISSAGERIVGSWQAGDAEAAFAHFGRRFDDLSTEIALMEARLESGTGDARKIRAAAATLAETLPTASVLGDVDALAARLSAITEHAESAAAEAKAKREEQRAEQTARKEALAAEAEELAANSTQWKAAGDRLRTILDEWKTITGLDRKTDDALWKRYSAARETFNRRRGSHFAELDRERAGVKHAKETLCERAEALSGSTDWGPTSGAFRDLLAEWKTVGRAAKDVDDALWRRFKAAQDTFFAARNAVTAERDAEFKANATAKEALLVEAERIDTSDADSARAALRTITDKWDAIGKVPRERTDLERRLRAIEKKVRDAAEADWTDPQAQARAEQFQARVEQYEKQAAKAEAAGRTREAEEARANAEQWRQWADAAASALTKKR